A window of Macrococcus sp. 19Msa1099 genomic DNA:
TCATCACTTCACCTTTTACACCGTGCATTTCAAGATGGATACCAAGAGATTTAAGGATGTCGCCTGAATACATACCTGCTGCAACGACGATTTGCTGTGCTTCATATGTTTGCGAGCTGGTACGCACATTAAATCCATCATTTGCTTTCACGTCTATTACGCGATCGTGAATAAACGTAACATCTTCATTTAATGTCATGAGTGCCTGATGGTATTTAACAGCATTGACTTGTCCATCTGTCGGAATCCACATCGCAAGGTCATGATTGCGGATATAACCATGTGCAAACTCATCCAAACGATTTTTAACTAACTCTGTTGTCTTAAACTGTGCATTAAGAAAATCATACTGTTGAAGTAAAGATTCATGCTCGCCATGTGAAGCAATCTTTAATAAACCATGCTGCTGATAATCGATTACATAACCTAAATGTGCCAATTCATCAGCAAAATCTTTCATCATACGTTGCCCTTCCATAGAAAACTGGAAGAGAGGGGAATCAGAATAAAATTCATTTTGTGCACCAAGCATACCGCCAGCAGCATGCGTCGCTCTGCATCTACTAAAATCATCAATAATGGCAATCGAAATACCTTCTTGTTTTAAGTGATAGTATATACTCTGGCCAATAATGCCGCCACCGATAATTAAGACATCGAATTTCGTAATAACCACTCCTTTCGAACGTGCTCAAGATGTGCCTTATGCTGAAACAAACGAATACCACTGAATCCACTAAATCGAGTATCAAGCTGATGTATCGTATGTTCATCGATACCACCGATTGCAACAATCGGGATATCATATGAAAGTACTGTGCCAATTACAGACGCACTTTGAGGTGTGAGACCTGGCTTTGAAGGCGTAGGGAAGACGTGACCGAATATACAGTAATCAAGCACGCCATCAATCAGGCGCACGCTGTCCTCACTGTGCACACTCATACCGACACGAAATTCAGGATGTTGTTGCTTGAATACTATCGCATCACCAGCACGCTCCTTAAAATGGATGCGTGTCAGACCATGCTTTATCATCAAATGAGGTGTATTATGCACAATAATCTTAGAAGGATCTATGTGCCGTTTCAACTGCATAATAAATACATCCAGCGCA
This region includes:
- a CDS encoding thiamine phosphate synthase, whose translation is MFYMITPFVEPSDAVIQSIVDVEALIDGVILRLDACDDALDVFIMQLKRHIDPSKIIVHNTPHLMIKHGLTRIHFKERAGDAIVFKQQHPEFRVGMSVHSEDSVRLIDGVLDYCIFGHVFPTPSKPGLTPQSASVIGTVLSYDIPIVAIGGIDEHTIHQLDTRFSGFSGIRLFQHKAHLEHVRKEWLLRNSMS
- a CDS encoding FAD-dependent oxidoreductase; the encoded protein is MVITKFDVLIIGGGIIGQSIYYHLKQEGISIAIIDDFSRCRATHAAGGMLGAQNEFYSDSPLFQFSMEGQRMMKDFADELAHLGYVIDYQQHGLLKIASHGEHESLLQQYDFLNAQFKTTELVKNRLDEFAHGYIRNHDLAMWIPTDGQVNAVKYHQALMTLNEDVTFIHDRVIDVKANDGFNVRTSSQTYEAQQIVVAAGMYSGDILKSLGIHLEMHGVKGEVMTIHHHTLDMKETLFQTNGHYIVPKSDDLYVIGATTSMNGDNTVSEEGIDWLKEMTLDLLPELMNGEIVDSRCGFRPDNPLQRPVIDEVRDNLFVATGHYRNGILLSKITGALMHKLMFDKQHPLAMKYKDHFKLEDIHETILK